Within Capra hircus breed San Clemente chromosome 7, ASM170441v1, whole genome shotgun sequence, the genomic segment ttccagggagcaagcatcttttaatttcatggctgcaatgattttggagcccaagaaaataaaatctgtcactgcttccacattttccccttctgtttgccacgaagtgatgggaccagatgccatgatcttagttttttgaatattgagtttcaagccagctttttcactctcctctttcaccctcaccaagagactatctgtcattagagtggtatcatgtgcatatctgaggttgttgatatttctcccagcaatctttattccagattGTGATTCACCTAGCccgacatttcgcatgatgtactttgcaaataagttaaataagcatggtggcaatatacagccttgttctactccttttccatttttgaaccagttgttccatatctggttctaactgttgcttcttgacccgcatacaggtttctcaagagacaggtaaggggatctggtactcccatcacTCCAAGAATTTTCCAGTATGTATCCACAtactcaaaggctttagtgtagttattgaagcagcagtagatgtttttctggaattctcttgctttctccatgagccAGCGAACGTTGGCAGTTTggtctggttcttctgccttttctgaattcaACTTGtacttctggaagttctcagttcacatgctgctgaagcctagcctgaaggattttgaacataaccttgctagcctgtgaaatgaatacaattgtacagtagtttgaacatttctttggcactgcctttctttgggattggaatgaaaattgactttttctggtcctgtgggCATTGCTGAGTTTTATAGATTTGCtggttgagtacagcactttaacaacatcatcttttagaatttgaaatagctcagctagaattccatcacccccactagctttgttcatagtaatggttcctaaggcccacttgactttcagactccaggatgtctaacTCTAACCACACCaccgtggttatctgggtaattaagaccttttttgtacagttcttctgtgtgttcttgccaccttttcttaatctcttctgcttctgttaggtccttactggttCACTGTTATGTAAGATCTTCCATTCTCTAGGGTTGTGATTGTCAAGCTTGGCTACTAACTTTATTCAAGTTAGTATAGCTAGTCCCTGTGTAGAAATGAACTTGCCCCAGCAGTGGAAGTACCTTGTTATAAAATGCCACATAAGAATAAACTTTTTATGTTGTAGGTCATTCAGTGGTGCACCCACCACAAGGATGATCCTCCTCCTCCTGAGGATGATGAGAACAAAGAAAAACGAACAGATGATATACCTGTTTGGGATCAAGAATTCCTGAAAGTTGACCAAGGGACACTCTTTGAGCTTATATTggtatgtttttaatatttttggcaTAACCTTTAGCACTTTCCATTTGTTACATTCATTGATActgaattttaactttaaatttgtGCAGTGCTATATTTAAACCTACGTATCAATAACCGCATTAAATGTAAATAGTCTGTGGGGAGGGAGAATGGAGAATTAAATGTTTAAtgaggacagagtttcagtttaggaaagtgaaaaattcaggAAATAGAAGATGGTAAGAGCTGCACAGCAGGGTGAATGTAGTTAGTGCCATTGAACTGTGCAGTTAAGTATGGTTAAAGTAGTATGTTTCATATTATGTGGCTTTTTACCAGAATAAAAAGATGTAAATGGTCACCACAAGTAATTGGATAGCAAAATAAGACTTAGCTATTTTTACCAGAAAAACTCACTTTGAATATAAAGACACAATTAAGTTTGTAAAGGGTGGAAAAAAATATGCTAACAGTAATAAccaaaagaaaactagagtgacTATATTAGATTTCAGGGCAAAGAATGAAAGGATTAAAGAGGTTCACTGTATAATGATAAAGGATCTGTTCATTATTGAGAGGACATAGGAATCCTAAATGTTTTTCTACCTAAAAGCAGAATTTCTAGAAAGTGAAACAAAACCAATAGAAGGATAAGTATGTAAGTCCACAATCATAATTGTAATCTCAGTTGAGATCTCAACATCTGTCTCTGGTGAAACAAGTAGACAGAATCCATAAGGATGTAGAAGATTAATGACAGCAGAATATACTTTCAAGTATATACTTCCAAGATAGACCTGTTTTGGGCTTTAAGATTTAACAAagtctttaatttcttaaaattgacTAGCATTTTAAGCTAAATTAGGTGTTCATTGTTAGTCACTAACTTTGGATTTGATTTAAAGCATCAAgtatataataaaaacaacaattaCTTTACAGGCAGCAAACTACTTAGACATCAAAGGTTTGCTTGACGTTACCTGCAAGACTGTTGCTAATATGATCAAGGGCAAAACTCCTGAGGAGATTCGAAAGACATTCAATATCAAAAATGATTTTACTGAAGAAGAGGAAGCCCAGGTAGGTAGCTAACAGCTTGTTCTTAATCAAATgcttttaaagaaactaaaaacccATAGCATGCTAGGAATAGAGGTGTTTATATCAATGAGTCTTTACCTTACTTGAGGGGAAATAGGTCCCTTTGGTATGCTAAAAATATACTGGTCTCTTAGTCTAAGCACTTAGATGATACTGATCTTTTATAAGCATAACAACAGTTAGTTCTTATAGTGCAGTTTGATGTTTGTTCCTTAGCAGTTACTAGTTTTGGACCTGGGACCTTACATGTAAACCATCAATATTTTGCTTCAGAAGAGCAGGCCCTGTGGATTGTGCCAGGATAACTGGTGTACTGAGAAGAAATGAATGACTAGATCAAATGATTTTGTTGACACAGGTCATGACCAAAGCTGTCATTGCcaattgtctttgctttttttgatAATTTCAGCAGGGCACAATAAAaaagcaggaaggaaagaatggcAACCTGAAAGTATACTCTTAAcctgtttttttcccctagttttcagtctgtctttCTAATCTACCTCACAGGCTATTGATGAGTAGTGGTTTTAGTAAAGACTACTTAAGGTACTTCCTTATATCTGTCTCTTCTAGGTACGCAAAGAGAACCAGTGGTGTGAGGAGAAGTGAAATTTCATGTCTAACGCTGTAACACTGTAAGGATTATTCCAAATACTAGTTGCACTGCTTTGTTTATAATTGTTAATATTAGAAAAACAGTCAACAAATGCAGCAGCAAGTCAATTGTATTAGCAGAATGTTGTCCTCATTGCATGTGTAGTTTCAGTACAGTTCCCAAACTTAAGGCCCAGTTTCTTCTAGTATGAttgaaagtttcttttctttgctctgaaTAAAATTGAACTGTGGGTTCCCTATAGAAAGTGGCATTTTGGGCTTTCCCTTTTTGTAAAGCAATTTCTGCCTAGTTTATTGTCCAGTTAATTTTAGTTCAGTGACTTTTAAAGTTGGTGTTGTAAATAAAGCAACTTGCAAAAAACCTTCTGAAATAGAATTTAACAATGTATTATCTTTATTCAATTGGAAACTGGATAAAGACTACTTGAGGTAAATGCTTTGAGTGGGGTTATCAGAGTGTCTTTAATCTTCCTGGAGGAGTAAGTACCCCTGGTATTCACTAGCTATATGTAGCAGGGCTTCCTTAGTTGGATCTGAGggcttatttttgcatttttaatcctCTCAGCTTTGAAGGCTCAGTTACTACTCAGTTTGTGGTTTGGGAGGAGATATAATAATTAGTTCGCTAGCTTTTCAGTTAAAAAAGATAGCATATATGGTGTGTCATCTTTTTATAATCAGTGATCCCATGTGGGGAAAACTATTCATACTACTTGCATGTAGAAAATAATTTAACCTTTAATGGTAAATTAAATGGTAAACCTTTAAATGGTAAATATGTGGCATAACCCAGAAAGCATCCGTCATGAATGCAAGATACTTTCAATAAAGTTACCTAGTAGGTAGTAAATGGTTTGATTTTTGTGTGCTTAAATGTTTCTCTTAATATTGAAAGAGTTAAATTTGTGTGTGGTTGTTTAGTTGGAAAAGACTTGGAGGCAGTTCTTGTCCTAGTTCTCTGGAGGCTGCTTACATAACTAAGGTTCTGATAGACTTCTGACTCTTCTAATTGTCATTGATACCATTCAGGGGAACCACTGGCTCAGTTTTTTACTGGTGTACTCCAAACTGCTCTGCTTATTCCCTTCCTGACTTTCCGTAGACCTTGGCCATAGTCTTTAAGTCATGTTTAATAGAGATCTGACAGCTCATCTAAGAAAACAGGCAATTTACCGACACTATTAAGAGGCCCTTCAAACTGGCTGCAGCACTTACCTAACCTTTTCCCTCTTTCTGCTGTATCATTTCTTGAATGTGTCTACCAGTCTTCCAGCCTCTTATTTTATCCAAAGAAAGTGAGGGGCCCTTTCCCACAGCATAACAGCAAACCTGTCAACCTGTCTGCCTTCTCATTTCTGAGTTATTCTGAGCTAATTCTGTAGTATGAAGTCAAGCTGTGAGGCTGGAGTCTTGCCTCTGCCTCTTAGGACCTATGTGGTTTTGGATAAGTTGAAAACAGTAGCTCGCTGAAGTGTAATGCTGTTGGTGAGTTGATGCTTAAGGATATATACCCTCTAAGAATTCTTAACCTCTTTTGAAGTGCTATTATTAGCTTGCCTTCATAAATCCATCTTTAATATACAAAGTAGATATTACTTAGttttgatatttttccaaagattcaCAGAGGTATCCCTTACAAAAGTTAGAGATCCCAGAGTGGCATTATACTGTGATTTGCTTATTCTACAATTGTTTGTACATACCTGCTGCTGGAATTAATTAAGCAAAATCTGTCTATATTGTAACTTGTTGGAGAGCATGACGTCATGCTAATTCTTAGTCTGGAACTAGCTGGAGAAGGATGGTGGCAGTGAGTCACTGGGCATGTGTGACTCAGGGCTTATGAAGTTTTCTCTGTACCTTTCCCTGCTGTACTCCCTGCGTATATTCACTTAGGGCTCCTCTGAGACCCCCACTGCCCACTGTGGATAGGCAGACCAATATAGAGAGCCTGAGGTCCATGGTGATTTGAGGTCTGAAATGGGTGATTAGAATAGTTGGGATTAGGGGGTGACACAACCTAGGAACCAGTTTCTGCTTTGCCGACTGGTTCTGTTTCAAGAACCCATGTGTGTaagcgtgctcagttgtgtctgagtctttgtgaccccacagactgtagcccgccaggctcctctgtccaaagggtTCTCTAGGCATTTGCCGtgccctcaggggatcttcctgagataggcatcaaaccctggtctcctgcttaggcaggtgggttctttaccacttgcgccacctgggaagcgcctgTGGTGAACTCTTAAAGCTCTCTCGAGACTTGAAGCAGTTACAGTAAAACAGCTTTTCTAACCTGACAGAAAAGGCAGTTTAGCTTTTTTAATATAATGAATTAGTTTTTGGTTTCACATCTTATAGGCCTGGCAAGTCTGTGTTACCCTTGCCCACTCTGTGTGCAGTTTTTTCCCCCTAGAATTGCATGCAGGAACTAATAGCCTTTGTGCTTTAGAACAGTGTAGAGAACCATTTAAGCTTAACACTGAATAAGGTTGGGCAGCATAGCTTCTGGGCTGTTCAAAATGTCGTTGCAGTTCTGAAGTTAAGCCACAGGGCTTCATATAGAGGCGGGGAATATCGTCTATTTGGGAGGCTTGGGGAGATCCTGCTGAGTGTTCCGAGCCCGGGAGGGCAGGGGGAGCAGCTTTAACAGGGGATGGGACAAGCTCTGTATTTCAAGCAAATCGGCCAGTTGTCTAGGAATCTGTAAGGGAAGTTTGGGTATCTCAGAAATACTCAGAAAATGACTAGTTTTTGGCTGAAAATGAGGTGGGACTGCTGTGGTATTTGAAATTGAATTTGAGGCTACACTCTCAAGTCACCCTGTGGCCTCACAGCAATGTGCTGGTATGATCTCTGAAGATTTGAGTTTCCTCTTTgaagtcaggttttttttttaatttttatttttaaggctgGTTCGATTTTAAGAATGTTGCCAAAGCTTTCCTCTTTACCCTCACATACACAAAGAGTGCATTGTTATGTATCCCGTGTGCTTTTAAATAAGACACCAGATCAGATGCAGCAACCCGGTCTTGCATAAGCCTTGGTTAAAATGCGGTTTTTTGAAACAACTAGGCCAGTAGCCAGAGTGGATTTCTTTAAATGGGACAGATGTCAAGAGAATGGCTGGTCTCCTCTAGCACCCAGAAAAAAGCAAGTCTAGGATTACAACTTCCAGTGGCCTACTTCAATAGATACTACCCTGGAAgatgactttatattttaaaatataaagtccaAAAATGAACTGCATTAAGTGAAAATTATAAACCATGATGGTGGCCCAGCACCTGGCTATTGTGACATATCTTGGTCACCATTTGTATCTAATGGTTGACTGACCTTTTGAGCTGGCTCTGTAACTTCAGAGGTTTTGTATAAAATGAAtacttcaggggcttccctggtggtctagtggctaagactgcgcTCTCAATGCTGGGGGCACGGGTTCCGTCCccggtcaggggactagatcccacatgccgcaactaaagttcctgcatgcctcaactaattACCCGGTGCagtcaaagaaataaattaacattaaaaaaaataaatactttaggaAATACATCACACATCTTACCAGTCTTTGGGAGGAAAGGGTGCTTAAAATACCTGTCTTTTGGATTTTACGATGATACCAAGTTATAAAAGATTGTTTTGTGTTCATGTTTTCCTTAGAATAGGATATGCACTTGTCTTCTCTTTGCCTTCAGAGGGAAATTGAGCCCAGTGATGTGCGCCTGTTTCTGGTTGGGTTGATTTAGGGGCTGTGGGTGGCAGTTTCCAATCCATCCCCGTATAAGCAATGGGGGCAGGTTGGCCTGTGCCTGCATCAGTGTGAGGTCAGAGGACCAGCAGGGTTATGATTGCAGCTTGGAATGGGGGCTGTACACCTACCATGAGCTCTCTAGGTTGGAGCAGGCCCCAAGCCCCTTCAGGAGAGGTGACCAGAGTAAATCCCTGGCTCAAGGTCTTGAACATGTGTACCATAGTAGAGAAGAAACCCACAGTTTTGTGACTGGAAAAGAAACAAGTGGCTTACTGTCAGTGAAACAGCTTATTGTTCAGAGgcaggatttgaaaaagaaacCCAGTAAAAAGTATCTTTATTCTCATATCAAAGTTTTTCTGTGATATGCATTAACAATACAAAAATATCTTGAATATTACAATGGTCCTTTTTTCTCTCAAGACTTCTTGCAGCACTACACTAGAACATACGATCTTTGGATTCTGAGAAGCCAGTGGCTAAAGTAGGAACTAGGCTTTTgttgaggggtgtgtgtgggtaCAAGGATAGCCCTTTCTCTTTGGATTCAGGCTACGTACAGTGAAGtggaggcaaaaagaaaaaaaaaactaaattaaattaaatgtttgttttttaaggctCAGGGTTGAAGCTTGGCTCAGAAATGGGTTAAAGTAGGCTGTGGTGAAAACCCGATGTTCACCACTAGAGGTTTTCTGGGCTCCTGCTTTAGTTGTATGGTCTTCCTTCCTGCAGCCCCATAGGGAAACTGAAGCTGGCCTGCTTACACACTGGAAAATATGTACTGGCTGTCTTGAGGTTTGGTTTGCCCTTTCTTACAGCTGTCTAAAGAGCTGGCTAGACTGATGTGGATAAGCTGGAACTGGATCTGTGGACAAGGCTGTCAGAAGTGGGGAAGGATGCACACTGGTTTTGAGCCACAAATGACTTGAACCAGTGACTAGGGCATTAGGTATCAGGGCTTCTAGTacgttacagtccacggggtcgcagagtcggacacgactgagcgacttcaccttcaccttaggGGGTTGAATTTCTCAGGAAACATTTCCAAGTAATTTGAACTACAGCCACAAACGCTCAACCACCCACACTTGCCTGTAAGGTAGTGTCAGGTTATTCCAGTTGCTGGGCTGATAGGCCTAAATCTAACCTATTCCATTCACTTATTGAAAGCTGCTAAAAAGAATGTGGGCAGAAGCTTCCCTTGGTTCAGCTTACAGATAGCAGATGGATTTCTGTAAACAGGGCTTCTCCAGGCCCTTAAGAGAGAAGCAGTGTCATCTTGAGCTTTGTGGTTGTGACCATGCTTACATGTTGTTTGGTAAACCAGCTGGTTCTTGGTCCATGAAGTATCTGGTACAGGGAAGGTGGGGCAGTGGTAGAGGGGATGAGTACGGAAAGCAGCTGGGCTCAGTCCAGTCCACCTATGACCTATAGAGGAAAAGCAAGGGGGGCAGGGGCATCTGGCTGTCAAGACAGAGGGAGGGAGCCTGCCCTAGGCATGGGGGATGCCCCTGACGAAATGACACAACACAGATCTGATTCCCATCACTTGGAGCAGTTTGAATTGAGGGCCCCAGGTTTAGGCAGAAGTTGTGCAGACTCTGAAATCTCCAGGGCCTGAGCTGTGGGAGGGAGCCAGCAGGCCCCCTGGCCGGTTTCCACCTGCTTTGGGACTCTGTCGTCTCCTCTCAGAGGGTgagcccctggaggaagccaTGTGTCCTGTGCATGCTAGGCTGCCTGTCTCTGAGATTCCTGTTGCTGTACCTGTGTACTCTGCTGGTCGCTCTGAGGGGGCTGAGAGGCTGAGAGTGGCTGAGAGGCCTGGTGATGTAGGCGCTGGTTCTGCAGGGCTAGCAAGCAGTTCTGTGGGGAGGTGGGGCAGCAGGAGGTACGAGGGCGAATCCTGGGGAGTTGGGGACCTGGGGCAGCCTAGAGCACTGTCATCGGAAGGAACGGGGCTGGGGCAGCGGCCTTCTCCGGGTAAGTACcgaatgcatttctttttcctcctagGAATAGTGAAGAGAGTTATCTGTAAACAGAGGGTGAATTCATAGTCATACACCACAACCAAAAAATGCTGTCCTTGCACAGGCCTATCTCCCCATGACTTACATACATATGCCTATGCCTTAGGACTTAGCATGGCAACTGCTGGGCCTGGCCCAGACCGTGGACAGGTGCAGTTCCCAACAGAGCCACTAGATGGCACAGGGATCTTTTGTAGCTCCATGTGTGGGCTGCCTGCTGTCTTCCAGGACAGCTGTCTCCCAGTCTAGGCTGTTGCAGCTTGCTTCACGTGTTTGTGAAGCTCAGATCTGATTAATGTGTGCTTGTGGCTTCTAGCCCTGAGCATGTCAGATACTTAGAGCTAGGCTAGGAgcagagaaggggaagaaagggaATTGCCTCACCCATTCCTaccatcttattttctgtttgaGGACAGGGCTGCCTACCATcatgtgtacatatgtacatacacttATTCCCCCAAATTCCTCTTTGTTCTTGGACAGGGAACGTGTGGGTACCCTTCGGGGCTGAACAAGTATTCCTTAGAGTCAGTGAACTTACTGCCTGGAGCAGCCTCAGCCTTGGCCCTGGCAGGCCTGGCCTGAGCCTAATATAGGTATATTTGGTAggtatattttcttttcccatatacaAATATTGTATGGTGAAACACAGGTTTAATGCCATAGGATCTGAGTATGGGTGCCAAGGGTACCTGTGTTGACCTCTCCCTCCATCTGGTCTCAGTAGGTCACATGGCTATTGTGCATTTGCCTTATTCAGGGTATTCTCTACTGCAGTACTGCTTTGCTGTTCTTAGATTTGAGGCTCAGTATGGTACAACAGGGATCCCAATTTGACGTGAAGGAGCTGGTGGACCACGATGATGCTGAGGCCTGGGGACGGGCTTGAGCCACTTAAATGCTGTGTGTGAGATTTGTCTAATATGGACCTGCTCGGCCTGATTAGCACCAGACAACCATTACCGGGGAACCCTGGGCACCAGGCCCCAGAGATGCCTTTTAAGCCTGCCTTTCCTTCCATCTAGGATATTCTCTCCTGTTCCTTCCACTTAGACCCAAGTGATCTTCCTCAGAAGCTGTGTTCATTCTCATTCTTAGGAGGCATTGGCTTCCCAGTCTGTGGGTATGTTGGGGGGCTAGAGGCCAAAGGAGGACAGCAGGCCCAGCAGAATCTGCAGAGTCAGGGAAGCAGCTTGAAGCAaagggagggtggtggtggggacaaACCCACCTGCACGGACCACACCAATCCGTCTGCTGGTTGAGGCCAAAGCGAGCACGGCATTTCTTAGGCGAGCCAGGGTCTGCTCACAGCCATGCCAGAGGGGCAGAGCAGGGCAGAGGGCGAGCAGGCAGGCAGCAGGGCAGAGCAGGGCCCAGAAAGAAGAGGTAATATCAGTGTTAGCCAGTCACAGATACCCCACAGTCCCTACAGGCAAGGGCCTCTCCATGGCCTGTCCAGTCTTAGTGGGAGGCCAAGGGCCCAAAGCCAAGGTATCAGAAAAGGCTGGCACCCAGCTGGCAGTATAGAGGCAGGGGAAAAATGGTGGGGGTGGAAGGGAGCAGACCCTATCAGGCTGGCTCCTCTCTGCCTTGTGGGGCCCCTGCAGCAAAGGGGCTGAGAGAAGGGCCTGAGGGGCCCATGGGGATCAAGCTTCTGCCTTAGGGcttcccatcccctcccccaaggTCTTGCCCATTTTATCCATCTATTTTAGCCGTcagtttttcttcatctttgcCAGTGCCCAGTCCTGCCTGACTGATTTCCCCTATGTTATAGCTTAAAGCCTATGCTACACACAATTGAACACTGTCCAATCTTAGAGAAAAAAGACTGAGGACTCTACTGAGCCCCAGTGCTAGCCTCCTGTGTGGGGGCAGCACAACCGAGAAAGTCATTCATGGATGTGGAGTGTGAATTATCAGAGTTGGGACAGGAATTCACCCACAGGAAGATTACCTAGAGCAGGGTATGGCTTTCCTGGGTCCCCATGGAGTGTACTTGGCACCTCCATGAGAAAGAGGGGTGGGGCAATAGAGAACCTACTAGGCACCAGCCAACAGACTGTGTGACCATAGGGCTCAGGCCTGGAGCGTGGCTCGCACTCCACCCAGACACCTCCACGAACTAATCTGGATGCAGTGTTTGGGTTTAGTCTTGATTCACACACTCAGTTCCTTACTAGGTTCTCTGGCAGAGGGTGGCTGTTAGGAGGGCTTacaaaggagtgtgtgtgtgtagtgggtCACAAACCATTGCTGCAAGAAatggctttgggcttccctggtggctcagtgataaagaattcactggcaatgcaggagacacaggtttgagatccctgttctgggaagatcccacgtgctgcagggcaactaagcctgtgcaccacaactgttgagctgGTGCTCGCAAGCTGGGGAGCCACAGCTCCCGAACcttgcatgccctagagcctgtgcccttaGGCGGAAATGaaggcccagcccagccaaaaataaattctgctgGTCTTCCCTGGGACTTAAAATAGCAAagagtattagtcactcagccatgtccaactctttgtgtccacTCTtggtgccagtctcctctgtccacggggttctccaggcaagaaaactggagtgggttgctgttcccttctccaggggatcgtcccgacccagggatcaaacctgggtctcctgcatggaaggcagattcttgaccatctgaactCCCTAGGATCTAGTGCAGCTCTTTCTCTGGTGGGGCTTTGATTTGTGAGGTGCAGGCCTAGCTCTGAGGGAAGGCCTCACCTGAGTTGGATTCTTGGTGCTTTTCCCTCGACCGTCTCTTCTTCTTCCCCTGCAGGGAACAAAGTGGATGCTCAGGACTCTGGATGGGAGTTGGGACACCTGCAGCCTACTGCCTAGTCCGGCTGCCCCTGGGGTTCCCGGCCCACCATCCCCTCTGACCTGACCTGGGGCCCTGGTGTTTTCTTGACACCAGTTTTTGCTAGGTAACCACAGGGAAATTAGGggctcctcctcccttccccacacTGGCCTCCATTTTGAAGGAGGAGGTGACTTCAGGCTCATTTTCCTCTTTGTGCTGACTTAGTCAAATACTGCACAACGGCCCTGTGTGGAAGCACATCCTGGGGAGGGGACGGATGTGAGCCTGCCTTCAGGGCCGGTTCCCCTCATCTGAGCCTCTCCTGAGCTAACCATCAAAAGTCTTGAGCCTCTGCTccaccctgtcccctccccctgTGTGCCTTCAGGACAGCAGTCCTGACTTCCTCTAGGGTATGGCATGCAGAAGGCTCCCCTACTGCGTGTGTCTGGCCACTCACGTAGTTGTCCCGCGCCGACCAGCCTGGGTATAGCTGCATGTGCAGCTGCCTCTCCTTGCGGGCCAGCTCATAATACTTGGCCTGCTCTTCCCGGGACAGTGCGTGCCACTGCAGTGGGGAAGGGGGGCAGATGGAGGATGCATAAGGGTTGGCAGGCTGCTCAGCGTGAAGGTAGTCAGGGTAGTCATCCCTACCAGCCCTCTTGCCCCCGCGGCCTCACCCGACGGCCCAGGATCTGGTTGATGGCAGCACTCTCCTTGAGCGTGCATTCCGCAATGACTTTGGCTCTCATCTCCTTCATGTATAGCATGAAGGCGTTGAGGGGCTTCTTGATGGTCGGCTTCTTGGCTTCCTTCTCTGCCTTAGAGTCTGCTTGAGCTTTCCTGAGGGACATGTGAACACTCAGGAGCCCTCACGGTGTGCACCTAATGCGCCCCTCTCGTGTcccgtgtgtctgtctgtctttgtctGTGATTGGGTAGATATACTAGGGTTTTGTAAATGGTATCTTATTTTAGCTGCCCCAGAGTAGGTGAGCGGAGCTCACTATTGTTCCTTATAGGAATTTTGTAGCTAAGTAAGGAAAGCCCCTCCTCTCTGGGCTCAAACTAAATCCTTGTTCCCCATTCCATCCATCCCACTCCTGCTTCTGAGGGTCAAAAAAACAGTGGTCAGTGGTAAACTGCCACAAGATGGCTTGACAGGGGATCTGGCAGTCCCTGGAGGGAGGGCTTGGCCCTGGTGAGAGGAATGTGTGTCCTGGGGTCTGCTTAttttccctccccgcccccaagtGTTTGTTCACTCACAGGCTGCGGTCATAGGGCTGCAGCTCCTGCTTCCCTGAAGAGGGTACGATGGCTGGGTGGGGGATGGCTGCGGGGTGACCAGGGACACCAGAACCTAGCATCAGGGGTGGATGGGTGAACCTAGAGGCAAAAGAAGAGTTAACGCTGAGCCAGGCATCACGGCCCAGATCTGTGGACACACAGAGGCCGCTGCACAGCACGCGAGGACAGGCGAACGGTCACCCAACTCCACTGGCTGCATACAAGACACAGAAA encodes:
- the SKP1 gene encoding S-phase kinase-associated protein 1, with protein sequence MPSIKLQSSDGEIFEVDVEIAKQSVTIKTMLEDLGMDDEGDDDPVPLPNVNAAILKKVIQWCTHHKDDPPPPEDDENKEKRTDDIPVWDQEFLKVDQGTLFELILAANYLDIKGLLDVTCKTVANMIKGKTPEEIRKTFNIKNDFTEEEEAQVRKENQWCEEK